A stretch of the Rosa rugosa chromosome 5, drRosRugo1.1, whole genome shotgun sequence genome encodes the following:
- the LOC133709668 gene encoding uncharacterized protein LOC133709668, translating into MAAELQPLEATIPAGPTATATSTPSPLITPTATAAIATTIAVAAAAATATALHSAENPGPQFQLGQKRQRRPSVRLGEIGDQPAATVSIDSHMRRAKYPWKLPKDSSKSVKARSITNLVNGHDSTEIDDRNQNGDGGFEFGSRKIKSKRAATTKRVRSNWISNSKIDEGGDSREEGEGWMSADPDRDSPVRDESPVQSAENEAHNWEEQRRVGGNNWGRGSESRENDAVEADNMPESNWSGVRSWLIELGLSRYTPVFEIHEVDDEVLPMLTLEDLKDMGINAVGSRRKMYSAIQKLRKGFS; encoded by the coding sequence ATGGCAGCTGAGTTACAGCCGCTGGAGGCTACAATCCCCGCCGGCCCAACCGCCACCGCCACGTCGACACCGTCACCTCTTATAACCCCAACGGCGACGGCCGCAATAGCAACCACAATAGcagtagcagcagcagcagcaacagcaacGGCTCTACACTCGGCCGAAAACCCGGGCCCCCAATTCCAACTGGGCCAGAAACGGCAGCGCCGGCCCAGCGTCCGGTTAGGCGAGATCGGCGACCAGCCCGCCGCCACCGTCTCAATCGACTCACACATGCGAAGGGCCAAGTACCCCTGGAAGCTCCCGAAGGACTCTAGTAAATCCGTCAAGGCCAGGTCGATTACGAACCTCGTCAACGGCCACGATTCGACTGAGATAGATGATCGGAACCAGAACGGCGACGGGGGATTCGAGTTCGGGAGCAGGAAGATCAAATCGAAGCGGGCGGCGACGACGAAGAGAGTCCGATCGAATTGGATTTCGAATTCGAAGATTGACGAGGGAGGGGATAGCCGGGAGGAGGGGGAGGGGTGGATGAGCGCAGATCCCGATAGGGACAGTCCGGTGAGGGATGAGAGTCCGGTGCAGTCGGCGGAGAACGAGGCGCACAATTGGGAGGAGCAGAGGAGGGTTGGGGGGAACAATTGGGGGAGGGGATCGGAGAGCAGGGAAAACGACGCCGTTGAGGCGGATAATATGCCGGAGTCGAATTGGAGCGGAGTGAGGTCGTGGCTAATAGAGCTGGGGCTGAGTCGGTATACGCCGGTGTTCGAGATACATGAGGTGGATGATGAGGTGTTGCCGATGCTGACATTGGAGGATCTTAAAGATATGGGGATAAACGCCGTCGGATCCAGGCGGAAAATGTACAGTGCTATCCAGAAGCTTCGCAAGGGGTTTTCGTGA
- the LOC133711201 gene encoding uncharacterized protein LOC133711201: MVQDSSSIASVPPGFSKLDGTPEVGTCRNELETTDDVTSIRNQEVNANDVIPIRKPEVLLHEALEEGEFTPVVTKKAKKLQKRSLGLQLVTTNNRGLQAPNMWFLCHEALRVQVISASDQQISVSCSFEGVSCTLTAVYAKTTIAGRRHLWQELNQIHSQHGQGPRLVFGDFNCILGAHEKRGGALPNGTSCLEFSQMCSDCELLDIPTKGLAYTWSNGHTEVKLDRALGNMEWMTSWNSMDCCTLTKATSDHCPILVSCSKLDAISRPHFKFQSLWLQTPDFLALVRSFWNSLHYHGCPQFILAAKLRALKGMLKLWSKEQVGDVHAQVTHSKAALDAVQAEISTHGLSDERLNVENTAHNSYLAALSLQATLLRDKSRIRWLKDGDRNTTFLHNMVKVRRLQNSITSLLVEDRVHNDQAAIATHAVQHFESCFTHDHQIGVTGLVERVIPHMVTEEENSSLLVTPSAEEIRDAVMKMDGNSAPGPDGFGGCFFTSCWSVVAHDVTRAVQSFFINGYIMPHFNSNILILIPKLEDAESISDFRPIALANFVFKIITRIMADRLGPIASRIISPNQSAFIRGRSIVDPIVLTSECVNLLDQKCKYGNLAIKFDISKAFDTLDWNFLLRVLRAFGFDATFVNYIHTILQSAYISVSVNGQVNGYFTCSRGVRQGDPLSPLLFCLAEEVLSRGLSSLVNRRKIRTIAAPSSVSPPSHVLFADDIMVFLQGKPSHLRNLMSFMDEYAVNSGQVVNKAKSNLLLGRYALPRQNRTCGLLGIRPGQLPFTYLGVPIFIGHPKSVHLVPIADKVRCKLSSWKGKQLSQAGRLQLISSVIESILIYSFHIYEWPKSLLNKVQSWMRNFFWRGDPLKNGSALVAWSTICFPKSQGGLGLKDLFALNRSLLLKRCWEMASKASTSARFLHDRFLQVGLHPCSSYKKSAIWLGLKKLWPRLLARVQWLLGDGSTIRFWKDNWLGEAVIHSTDYEEEVRKLLNDKVGDFILNGQWNLPPSFCRAFPQVAQVINAVPISSDLAPDQLIWTETSSGTLSSKEAYQVLSPPIPAPPWCARIWHQAIQPRKSMVAWKTLLNRVSTDERLQRRGTRLCSRCYLCRRHSETIDHLFLECVVAASSWAWLHQMFRLLIPPGTSLPDLFLDATLSMLNQSSKLLWFISVCNLLWCLWSERNKRKFEGGECCPSRFKQFFLLSIKESAGLAFVSASSPSSQIPIFGYLGISPLLPSAPRFIPVIWQSPPRSWFKANSDGSYRDLNHAGYGAIFRNCDAAFLGAFSCNAQVSCAIDAELLAVIETRKNGFDQFSDVDGLIISGGGLGVIDGKGSNWWKACDKSDCDRPAALEIRKCDNLRLSGVTHINSAKAHIKFYGCNGVQVSGLLINAPDESPNTDGIQIISSTNVNIDNSAIETGDDCIAISSGSSQIQVSGVRCGPGHGISIGSLGKNGADATVEDVNVRNCTLRGTQNGLRIKTWPGGRGYARNITYEGIRLIGSKNPIIINQHYVDKGLSGPKEAGRKSSVQVSNVTYHGVFGSSAN; this comes from the exons ATGGTTCAGGACAGCTCTTCTATCGCCAGTGTCCCGCCGGGTTTTAGCAAGTTGGATGGTACTCCAGAAGTGGGAACCTGCAGAAATGAACTTGAAACTACAGATGATGTGACTTCTATTAGAAACCAAGAAGTCAATGCAAATGATGTGATCCCCATTAGAAAACCAGAAGTATTGTTGCATGAGGCTTTGGAGGAGGGAGAGTTCACGCCTGTggtaacaaagaaagcaaagaaGCTTCAAAAAAG ATCCTTGGGTCTCCAGCTCGTTACTACTAATAATCGGGGATTGCAAGCCCCCAACATGTGGTTTCTTTGTCATGAAGCTCTCAGGGTACAGGTGATCTCGGCCTCAGACCAACAGATTTCAGTATCTTGTAGCTTTGAGGGGGTTTCTTGTACACTAACGGCGGTGTACGCCAAAACTACGATTGCCGGTAGACGTCATCTCTGGCAAGAATTAAATCAAATTCATTCCCAGCATGGCCAGGGGCCCCGGTTGGTGTTTGGAGACTTTAACTGCATCTTGGGTGCGCATGAAAAGCGTGGAGGAGCTCTGCCAAATGGAACTTCATGCCTTGAGTTTAGTCAGATGTGCTCTGATTGTGAGCTTTTGGATATCCCCACAAAAGGCCTAGCTTACACATGGTCAAATGGTCATACTGAGGTCAAGCTTGACCGCGCTTTAGGGAACATGGAGTGGATGACTTCCTGGAATTCAATGGATTGTTGCACACTTACAAAGGCTACGTCTGATCATTGTCCCATTTTAGTGTCCTGCTCCAAGCTGGATGCTATCTCGAGACCACATTTCAAGTTTCAAAGTTTGTGGTTGCAGACACCGGATTTCTTGGCCCTAGTTCGATCGTTCTGGAACAGTCTGCATTATCATGGGTGCCCACAATTTATCCTAGCAGCTAAATTACGGGCTCTAAAAGGCATGCTAAAATTATGGAGCAAAGAACAGGTGGGAGATGTACATGCTCAGGTCACTCACTCAAAGGCAGCTTTAGATGCGGTTCAAGCTGAAATATCCACTCATGGTTTATCTGATGAACGACTCAATGTAGAAAATACAGCCCACAACAGTTATTTAGCGGCCCTATCTCTTCAAGCTACTCTCTTAAGGGACAAATCTAGAATACGTTGGCTAAAAGATGGTGACAGGAACACAACTTTCCTTCATAACATGGTCAAGGTTCGGCGTCTTCAAAATTCAATTACATCGTTGTTGGTTGAGGACAGGGTGCACAATGATCAGGCTGCTATTGCTACACATGCAGTACAACACTTTGAAAGTTGTTTCACTCACGATCATCAAATAGGGGTCACTGGTCTAGTGGAAAGGGTCATCCCTCATATGGTAACGGAGGAGGAGAACTCTTCTCTTCTTGTCACTCCTTCTGCTGAAGAAATTAGAGATGCCGTTATGAAAATGGATGGCAATAGCGCTCCTGGTCCTGATGGTTTCGGAGGATGTTTCTTCACTTCTTGTTGGTCTGTGGTAGCTCATGATGTAACTCGGGCAGTTCAGAGTTTTTTCATTAATGGTTACATTATGCCGCATTTCAACTCCAACATCCTCATTTTAATTCCTAAGCTTGAAGACGCTGAAAGCATCTCAGACTTTCGTCCAATTGCACTTGCTAACTTCGTGTTCAAGATTATCACAAGAATTATGGCTGATAGGCTCGGTCCAATAGCATCTCGTATCATCTCCCCTAACCAAAGCGCCTTCATTAGAGGACGGTCCATTGTTGATCCCATTGTGCTGACCTCAGAATGTGTGAACCTCCTTGACCAGAAATGTAAGTATGGGAATTTAGCTATTAAATTTGACATCAGCAAAGCCTTTGACACTTTGGACTGGAATTTTCTTCTTCGTGTCCTCCGTGCCTTTGGGTTTGATGCCACCTTCGTTAACTACATTCACACTATCTTGCAATCTGCATATATATCTGTCAGTGTTAATGGGCAGGTCAATGGGTACTTTACATGCTCCAGGGGTGTCCGTCAAGGTGATCCTTTATCTCCTTTACTGTTTTGCCTAGCAGAAGAAGTCCTAAGTCGTGGCCTTTCTTCTCTGGTTAATAGAAGGAAGATAAGGACAATTGCAGCGCCATCAAGTGTTTCCCCACCTTCCCATGTGTTGTTTGCGGATGATATTATGGTATTTCTTCAGGGTAAGCCTTCTCACCTAAGAAATCTAATGTCTTTTATGGATGAATATGCTGTGAATTCTGGGCAGGTGGTCAACAAAGCCAAATCAAACTTACTTTTGGGAAGATATGCTTTGCCAAGGCAGAACAGAACTTGTGGTTTACTTGGAATACGACCAGGACAACTTCCCTTCACCTATCTCGGTGTTCCCATTTTTATTGGGCATCCGAAATCTGTGCATTTGGTTCCAATTGCAGACAAAGTGAGGTGTAAGCTTAGCTCCTGGAAAGGCAAACAACTGTCGCAAGCAGGCAGACTGCAACTTATATCCTCCGTAATTGAAAGCATCTTGATCTACAGCTTCCACATCTATGAATGGCCAAAGTCCCTTCTTAACAAAGTACAAAGTTGGATGAGAAACTTCTTTTGGAGGGGAGATCCACTTAAGAACGGATCTGCCCTTGTAGCCTGGAGTACGATATGCTTTCCAAAATCTCAAGGAGGGTTGGGTTTAAAGGATCTTTTTGCTTTGAATAGATCATTGTTATTAAAAAGATGTTGGGAGATGGCTTCAAAGGCTTCTACATCAGCGAGGTTCCTTCATGATCGTTTTCTGCAAGTGGGTTTGCACCCTTGTTCGTCTTATAAGAAATCTGCCATTTGGCTTGGTTTAAAAAAATTATGGCCAAGGCTTCTTGCAAGGGTGCAATGGCTCTTGGGAGATGGTTCTACAATACGGTTTTGGAAAGATAATTGGTTAGGTGAGGCAGTAATTCACTCCACAGACTATGAGGAGGAAGTCAGGAAGCTCCTTAATGACAAGGTTGGTGACTTCATCTTGAATGGTCAGTGGAACCTTCCCCCCAGCTTCTGCAGGGCCTTTCCCCAAGTTGCCCAAGTTATCAATGCAGTCCCAATATCGTCTGATCTTGCCCCGGACCAACTGATCTGGACTGAAACATCATCTGGCACTTTGTCGTCCAAGGAGGCATACCAGGTGTTGTCTCCTCCCATTCCAGCACCTCCTTGGTGTGCGCGGATCTGGCATCAGGCCATCCAACCTCGAAAGAGCATGGTGGCATGGAAAACCCTTCTCAATCGAGTTTCTACCGATGAACGGCTTCAGCGTCGTGGTACTAGGCTCTGTTCAAGATGTTATCTTTGCCGAAGACACAGTGAAACTATTGATCATCTATTTCTTGAGTGTGTGGTTGCCGCGTCCTCTTGGGCTTGGCTCCATCAAATGTTCAGGCTTCTTATCCCTCCAGGTACATCCCTGCCTGACTTGTTTCTTGATGCTACCCTCTCTATGCTTAATCAATCTTCAAAATTGCTATGGTTTATATCTGTCTGCAACTTACTTTGGTGCCTGTGGAGTGAACGTAATAAAAGAAAGTTTGAAGGTGGAGAGTGTTGCCCCTCTAGATTCAAACAGTTCTTCCTACTGTCCATAAAAGAATCTGCAGGTTTAGCTTTTGTCTCCGCCTCTTCTCCCTCAAGTCAGATTCCCATCTTTGGCTACTTGGGCATTTCACCTCTTCTTCCCTCGGCCCCCCGCTTCATTCCAGTGATTTGGCAATCCCCCCCTAGAAGCTGGTTTAAAGCTAACTCTGATGGTTCTTACCGGGATCTTAACCATGCTGGCTATGGAGCGATTTTCCGGAACTGCGATGCGGCCTTCTTGGGTGCTTTTTCTTGCAATGCTCAGGTCTCTTGTGCCATAGATGCAGAGTTATTGGCTGTGATTGAG ACAAGGAAAAATGGGTTCGATCAGTTCTCAGATGTAGATGGTCTCATAATCAGTGGAGGAGGTCTAGGTGTAATTGATGGTAAGGGTTCCAATTGGTGGAAAGCTTGCGACAAGTCAGACTGCGATCGACCAGCG GCTCTTGAAATTCGTAAATGTGATAATCTCCGACTGAGTGGTGTGACACATATTAATAGCGCAAAAGCCCATATAAAATTCTATGGGTGCAACGGAGTTCAAGTTTCTGGTCTGCTTATTAACGCTCCTGATGAAAGTCCGAACACAGATGGGATTCAGATCATTTCATCAACTAATGTTAACATTGACAATTCTGCTATAGAAACTG GTGATGACTGCATTGCCATCAGTAGTGGTTCTTCTCAGATCCAAGTTAGTGGTGTTCGATGTGGACCTGGCCATGGTATAAG CATTGGAAGTCTTGGGAAAAATGGAGCTGACGCCACAGTGGAAGACGTGAACGTGAGAAATTGCACCTTAAGAGGAACACAAAATGGACTACGTATCAAGACATGGCCAGGTGGAAGAGGTTATGCTAGGAATATCACATATGAGGGAATCCGACTTATAGGGTCCAAGAACCCTATCATAATAAACCAGCACTATGTCGATAAAGGCCTGTCCGGGCCAAAAGAAGCTGGCCGGAAAAGCTCAGTACAAGTGAGTAATGTGACGTACCATGGAGTGTTTGGATCTTCTGCCAATTAG